From a single Camarhynchus parvulus chromosome 6, STF_HiC, whole genome shotgun sequence genomic region:
- the LOC115905074 gene encoding cytochrome P450 2C19-like isoform X2, which produces MELLGGATVVLLVCIACLLSFAAWKGRSGKGKMPPGPAPLPILGNLLQVKPSNLAKTLQKLSEEYGPVFTVHLGSDPVVVLHGYDVVKEALVDRADEFAARGHMPIGDRTNNGLGIIFSNNELWLQVRRFSLTTLRNFGMGKRSIEERIQEESEYLLEEINKTKGAAFDPTFMLSCSVSNVICSIVFGKRYDYKDKKFLALMDNMNNIFEMMNSRWGQVHSMFSNIMNYLPGPHNNIFGEFDALKAFVAEEVKLHQASLDPNSPQDFIDCFLSKMQEEKDRPNSSFHMKNLITSAFDLFIAGTETTSTTVRYGLLLLLKYPKIQEKIQEEIDQVVGRSRKPCVADRTQMPYTDAVVHEIQRFISLIPLALPHTVTKDTSFRDYVIPKGTTIFPVLTSVLHDSKEFPNPHEFNPEHFLNKNGSFKKSEFFMPFSAGKRICPGEGLARMEIFLLIATILQNFTLKSVVNPQELNITPTLSGTGNVPPAYQLCAVPR; this is translated from the exons ATGGAGCTCCTGGGAGGAGCCACTGTTGTCCTCCTGGTTTGCATTGCCTGCCTGCTCTCCTTTGCAGCATGGAAAGGAAGGTCTGGGAAGGGGAAGATGCCTCCAGGACCAGCTCCCCTTCCCATTCTAGGCAACCTGCTGCAGGTGAAACCAAGTAACTTGGCCAAAACCCTCCAGAAG CTCAGTGAAGAGTATGGACCCGTGTTCACAGTGCACCTGGGCTCTGACCCAGTGGTGGTGCTGCACGGATACGATGTGGTGAAAGAAGCCTTGGTCGATCGCGCAGATGAGTTTGCTGCCAGGGGACACATGCCAATTGGAGACAGGACTAACAATGGATTAG GAATTATTTTTAGCAACAATGAGCTATGGTTACAAGTCCGGCGGTTTTCTCTCACCACTCTGCGGAACTTTGGAATGGGGAAGAGGAGCATTGAAGAGAGGATACAGGAGGAATCTGAGTACTTGCTGGAAGAGATCAACAAAACAAAGG GAGCAGCTTTTGACCCAACCTTCATGCTGAGCTGTTCTGTCTCCAATGTCATATGCTCCATTGTCTTTGGGAAACGATATGATTATAAAGACAAGAAGTTCCTGGCTCTGATGGACAACATGAACAACATCTTTGAGATGATGAACTCCCGCTGGGGACAGGTACATTCA ATGTTTTCAAATATCATGAACTACCTGCCTGGCCCACACAACAATATATTTGGAGAATTTGATGCTCTAAAAGCCTTTGTAGCAGAGGAGGTGAAGCTGCACCAAGCCTCCCTAGATCCCAACTCCCCTCAGGATTTCATTGACTGTTTCCTCAGCAAAATGCAGGAG GAGAAAGATCGTCCCAATTCCAGTTTCCACATGAAGAACCTGATAACAAGTGCTTTCGACTTGTTCATTGCTGGAACTGAGACAACAAGCACCACTGTACGATATgggcttcttcttcttctcaaaTATCCAAAGATACAAG AGAAAATTCAAGAAGAGATTGACCAGGTAGTAGGACGATCAAGAAAACCCTGTGTGGCTGACCGGACCCAGATGCCCTACACAGATGCTGTGGTCCATGAAATCCAGCGCTTCATCTCTCTTATCCCCCTGGCTCTCCCTCATACCGTGACCAAAGACACCAGCTTCAGAGACTACGTCATTCCTAAG GGCACCACAATTTTCCCTGTCCTCACTTCTGTCCTCCATGACAGTAAAGAGTTTCCAAACCCACATGAGTTCAATCCCGAACATTTCTTGAATAAGAATGGCAGCTTTAAGAAGAGCGAATTCTTCATGCCCTTCTCAGCAG GAAAACGAATATGCCCAGGAGAGGGCCTGGCACGAATGGAGATATTCTTACTCATAGCCACCATCTTGCAGAACTTTACTTTGAAGTCTGTTGTCAACCCCCAGGAGCTCAACATAACCCCAACTCTGAGTGGGACAGGCAATGTACCTCCTGCCTaccagctctgtgctgtccccCGCTGA
- the LOC115905074 gene encoding cytochrome P450 2C19-like isoform X1, producing the protein MELLGGATVVLLVCIACLLSFAAWKGRSGKGKMPPGPAPLPILGNLLQVKPSNLAKTLQKLSEEYGPVFTVHLGSDPVVVLHGYDVVKEALVDRADEFAARGHMPIGDRTNNGLGIIFSNNELWLQVRRFSLTTLRNFGMGKRSIEERIQEESEYLLEEINKTKGAAFDPTFMLSCSVSNVICSIVFGKRYDYKDKKFLALMDNMNNIFEMMNSRWGQLYQMFSNIMNYLPGPHNNIFGEFDALKAFVAEEVKLHQASLDPNSPQDFIDCFLSKMQEEKDRPNSSFHMKNLITSAFDLFIAGTETTSTTVRYGLLLLLKYPKIQEKIQEEIDQVVGRSRKPCVADRTQMPYTDAVVHEIQRFISLIPLALPHTVTKDTSFRDYVIPKGTTIFPVLTSVLHDSKEFPNPHEFNPEHFLNKNGSFKKSEFFMPFSAGKRICPGEGLARMEIFLLIATILQNFTLKSVVNPQELNITPTLSGTGNVPPAYQLCAVPR; encoded by the exons ATGGAGCTCCTGGGAGGAGCCACTGTTGTCCTCCTGGTTTGCATTGCCTGCCTGCTCTCCTTTGCAGCATGGAAAGGAAGGTCTGGGAAGGGGAAGATGCCTCCAGGACCAGCTCCCCTTCCCATTCTAGGCAACCTGCTGCAGGTGAAACCAAGTAACTTGGCCAAAACCCTCCAGAAG CTCAGTGAAGAGTATGGACCCGTGTTCACAGTGCACCTGGGCTCTGACCCAGTGGTGGTGCTGCACGGATACGATGTGGTGAAAGAAGCCTTGGTCGATCGCGCAGATGAGTTTGCTGCCAGGGGACACATGCCAATTGGAGACAGGACTAACAATGGATTAG GAATTATTTTTAGCAACAATGAGCTATGGTTACAAGTCCGGCGGTTTTCTCTCACCACTCTGCGGAACTTTGGAATGGGGAAGAGGAGCATTGAAGAGAGGATACAGGAGGAATCTGAGTACTTGCTGGAAGAGATCAACAAAACAAAGG GAGCAGCTTTTGACCCAACCTTCATGCTGAGCTGTTCTGTCTCCAATGTCATATGCTCCATTGTCTTTGGGAAACGATATGATTATAAAGACAAGAAGTTCCTGGCTCTGATGGACAACATGAACAACATCTTTGAGATGATGAACTCCCGCTGGGGACAG ctctACCAGATGTTTTCAAATATCATGAACTACCTGCCTGGCCCACACAACAATATATTTGGAGAATTTGATGCTCTAAAAGCCTTTGTAGCAGAGGAGGTGAAGCTGCACCAAGCCTCCCTAGATCCCAACTCCCCTCAGGATTTCATTGACTGTTTCCTCAGCAAAATGCAGGAG GAGAAAGATCGTCCCAATTCCAGTTTCCACATGAAGAACCTGATAACAAGTGCTTTCGACTTGTTCATTGCTGGAACTGAGACAACAAGCACCACTGTACGATATgggcttcttcttcttctcaaaTATCCAAAGATACAAG AGAAAATTCAAGAAGAGATTGACCAGGTAGTAGGACGATCAAGAAAACCCTGTGTGGCTGACCGGACCCAGATGCCCTACACAGATGCTGTGGTCCATGAAATCCAGCGCTTCATCTCTCTTATCCCCCTGGCTCTCCCTCATACCGTGACCAAAGACACCAGCTTCAGAGACTACGTCATTCCTAAG GGCACCACAATTTTCCCTGTCCTCACTTCTGTCCTCCATGACAGTAAAGAGTTTCCAAACCCACATGAGTTCAATCCCGAACATTTCTTGAATAAGAATGGCAGCTTTAAGAAGAGCGAATTCTTCATGCCCTTCTCAGCAG GAAAACGAATATGCCCAGGAGAGGGCCTGGCACGAATGGAGATATTCTTACTCATAGCCACCATCTTGCAGAACTTTACTTTGAAGTCTGTTGTCAACCCCCAGGAGCTCAACATAACCCCAACTCTGAGTGGGACAGGCAATGTACCTCCTGCCTaccagctctgtgctgtccccCGCTGA
- the LOC115905074 gene encoding cytochrome P450 2C19-like isoform X3, which translates to MELLGGATVVLLVCIACLLSFAAWKGRSGKGKMPPGPAPLPILGNLLQVKPSNLAKTLQKLSEEYGPVFTVHLGSDPVVVLHGYDVVKEALVDRADEFAARGHMPIGDRTNNGLGIIFSNNELWLQVRRFSLTTLRNFGMGKRSIEERIQEESEYLLEEINKTKGAAFDPTFMLSCSVSNVICSIVFGKRYDYKDKKFLALMDNMNNIFEMMNSRWGQEKDRPNSSFHMKNLITSAFDLFIAGTETTSTTVRYGLLLLLKYPKIQEKIQEEIDQVVGRSRKPCVADRTQMPYTDAVVHEIQRFISLIPLALPHTVTKDTSFRDYVIPKGTTIFPVLTSVLHDSKEFPNPHEFNPEHFLNKNGSFKKSEFFMPFSAGKRICPGEGLARMEIFLLIATILQNFTLKSVVNPQELNITPTLSGTGNVPPAYQLCAVPR; encoded by the exons ATGGAGCTCCTGGGAGGAGCCACTGTTGTCCTCCTGGTTTGCATTGCCTGCCTGCTCTCCTTTGCAGCATGGAAAGGAAGGTCTGGGAAGGGGAAGATGCCTCCAGGACCAGCTCCCCTTCCCATTCTAGGCAACCTGCTGCAGGTGAAACCAAGTAACTTGGCCAAAACCCTCCAGAAG CTCAGTGAAGAGTATGGACCCGTGTTCACAGTGCACCTGGGCTCTGACCCAGTGGTGGTGCTGCACGGATACGATGTGGTGAAAGAAGCCTTGGTCGATCGCGCAGATGAGTTTGCTGCCAGGGGACACATGCCAATTGGAGACAGGACTAACAATGGATTAG GAATTATTTTTAGCAACAATGAGCTATGGTTACAAGTCCGGCGGTTTTCTCTCACCACTCTGCGGAACTTTGGAATGGGGAAGAGGAGCATTGAAGAGAGGATACAGGAGGAATCTGAGTACTTGCTGGAAGAGATCAACAAAACAAAGG GAGCAGCTTTTGACCCAACCTTCATGCTGAGCTGTTCTGTCTCCAATGTCATATGCTCCATTGTCTTTGGGAAACGATATGATTATAAAGACAAGAAGTTCCTGGCTCTGATGGACAACATGAACAACATCTTTGAGATGATGAACTCCCGCTGGGGACAG GAGAAAGATCGTCCCAATTCCAGTTTCCACATGAAGAACCTGATAACAAGTGCTTTCGACTTGTTCATTGCTGGAACTGAGACAACAAGCACCACTGTACGATATgggcttcttcttcttctcaaaTATCCAAAGATACAAG AGAAAATTCAAGAAGAGATTGACCAGGTAGTAGGACGATCAAGAAAACCCTGTGTGGCTGACCGGACCCAGATGCCCTACACAGATGCTGTGGTCCATGAAATCCAGCGCTTCATCTCTCTTATCCCCCTGGCTCTCCCTCATACCGTGACCAAAGACACCAGCTTCAGAGACTACGTCATTCCTAAG GGCACCACAATTTTCCCTGTCCTCACTTCTGTCCTCCATGACAGTAAAGAGTTTCCAAACCCACATGAGTTCAATCCCGAACATTTCTTGAATAAGAATGGCAGCTTTAAGAAGAGCGAATTCTTCATGCCCTTCTCAGCAG GAAAACGAATATGCCCAGGAGAGGGCCTGGCACGAATGGAGATATTCTTACTCATAGCCACCATCTTGCAGAACTTTACTTTGAAGTCTGTTGTCAACCCCCAGGAGCTCAACATAACCCCAACTCTGAGTGGGACAGGCAATGTACCTCCTGCCTaccagctctgtgctgtccccCGCTGA